A window of the Radiobacillus deserti genome harbors these coding sequences:
- a CDS encoding protein kinase family protein, with protein sequence MNIYQQLAKRVQLTLEKNEVSVISHDPRLTHIGSGRSAAVFRVNHLPVALKVFHPDFSHLASEEAEIYQDLKGIDYFPSLYDAGDSYIVMDFIDGKTLFQCLAAGIPIPIEVIQHVDTAIELARERGLNPSDIHLRNILLTAEQNVKIIDVVRFKQQKACTQWDDLKSAYFHFYSKPYFPKKMSDKNLNRIAKLYKNNLIPVPHKFRYKKAK encoded by the coding sequence ATGAATATCTATCAACAACTTGCAAAACGTGTCCAATTAACATTAGAAAAAAATGAAGTATCCGTTATTTCCCACGATCCTAGACTAACACATATCGGAAGTGGCAGAAGCGCTGCCGTTTTTCGCGTCAATCATCTTCCTGTAGCTTTAAAGGTATTCCACCCTGATTTCTCACACCTCGCATCGGAAGAAGCAGAGATTTATCAGGATTTGAAAGGAATAGACTATTTTCCATCCTTATATGATGCTGGAGATTCCTATATCGTCATGGACTTTATTGATGGTAAAACATTGTTCCAATGTTTAGCAGCTGGGATACCTATTCCGATAGAAGTCATTCAACATGTGGATACTGCTATAGAATTAGCAAGAGAAAGAGGCTTAAATCCTTCAGATATCCATTTACGAAATATCCTACTCACTGCTGAACAGAATGTCAAAATTATTGATGTAGTTAGATTTAAACAACAAAAAGCATGCACACAGTGGGATGATTTGAAATCTGCGTATTTCCACTTCTATTCAAAGCCGTATTTTCCAAAAAAGATGTCTGACAAAAATTTGAATCGTATTGCTAAACTTTACAAGAACAATCTTATCCCAGTTCCTCATAAATTCCGATATAAAAAAGCAAAGTAA